One part of the Methanocella sp. genome encodes these proteins:
- the pyrE gene encoding orotate phosphoribosyltransferase: MDTRLVEMLKRTGAVRFGDFTLSSGRKSKYYVDKYVFETNPLCLEAIGERIAGMIPPGTQKLAGIEIGSIPLAAIASVKSGMPFVIVRKAQKGYGTNKLIEGVYEKGEKVFVVEDVVTTAKGALGAIHTLRDAGLVVDSVVCIVDREEGGRENLEKEGISVLSLVKACELLGYKP; the protein is encoded by the coding sequence GTGGATACTCGGCTGGTAGAAATGCTTAAGCGGACCGGTGCCGTGAGGTTCGGCGATTTTACCCTCTCTTCGGGCCGGAAGAGCAAGTATTACGTCGATAAGTACGTCTTTGAGACAAACCCGCTGTGCCTGGAGGCCATCGGGGAACGCATCGCCGGGATGATACCGCCGGGCACGCAGAAGCTCGCGGGCATCGAGATCGGCTCCATTCCGCTGGCGGCCATCGCCAGCGTGAAGAGCGGCATGCCGTTCGTCATCGTGCGTAAGGCACAGAAGGGATATGGCACCAACAAATTGATCGAAGGAGTCTACGAGAAGGGCGAGAAAGTCTTCGTCGTGGAGGACGTGGTCACCACGGCGAAGGGAGCGCTCGGAGCGATCCACACTTTAAGGGATGCCGGGCTTGTCGTCGATTCCGTGGTCTGTATCGTGGACCGGGAAGAGGGCGGGCGCGAGAACCTCGAAAAGGAAGGCATAAGCGTCCTTTCACTCGTCAAGGCGTGCGAACTGCTCGGCTATAAGCCCTGA